The nucleotide sequence GCCGGATCACAGGCGCCCCAAGCGAAGGACATCGCACCGCCGCAAGAAGTAGGCACGGAGGCCTGATAGAAATGCCAATCGGCAAACAGGCCGTTCATCTGTTTGGCGGCAGTCTGCACCTGCACCAGCTGCATAAAGGGCGTTCCGATACGGGCAACCAGAATGCCGCCATCGTTCAGGCAGCGGCGGCAAGCCTGGAACAAACTTCCTTCCTCCTCGTGCGCAGCAACACGGCCGATATGGGCACAGATGATCACATCGAACATTTCGCCGCAGGTGTTGAGAAAGTGCTGGGCGTCATCGATCCGCAGATTCAGGCGTGCGTCATTGAAAGCGCCCCGTGAGCGCTCCGGCAGGAAGGTCTTGCACGCCTCCAGCATGGCGGCATCGGCCTCGACCAGGGTGATCTGCTCGACATCACGGTGGCGGGCAACCTCGCGCAGAATTGCCCCATCGGCACCGCCAATGATCAGTACACGACGTGCCAGCCCATGAGCCAGGATCGGAATATGGCTGAGCATTTCATGCTGAATGAATTCATCCGCCTCGGTGTTCTGTACCACACCATCAAGCGTCATCACCCGGCCCATACGGGCATTCTCGAAGATCGCCAGACGCCGTGAACCGGCATGATCTTCATGCAGCATCCGATCTATGGTGAAGCGCTGGCCGTATCCCTCGTAGAGGGCTTCCTGATAATCAGTCATGGGTGTCCCCCGTATTGGATAGCTTTGAGGCAAGGCGCATAGCTGCACGTGCCTTCGCCTTCAGGAAAGCATCGCATGCGACTTTAGTCCAATACAGCTGAAACCCGAAACGCGCCGCCGTTACAGCCTGACCTTGGCGAAGCGCCCGGCAGCGATGCCCCACATGATCAAGCCAACCACCGGCAACAACGCGATTACCAGGCTCCAGATGATCTTGCGGCCGAACTCGATGCGTCTGGACCAGACATGCAGGATCGCCAGCAGGTCCGCGATCAGCACCAGAACGGCCAGCAGCGGCGCCAGGTCATCCATCGATCAGCGCCTCAGGTTCATGTCATCGGGACGATTACCACGCGGCCCCATGATGCCCCAGAGAATGAGGCCCAGCACCGGCAGGATCAGGATCAACAGAACCCAGAGCACCTTCTTCCCTGTGGCGGCATCGCTTCGCACCACACTGACAATGGCCCAGATATCCAGCAGCAGGATGATCAGGCCGAAAATACCGCCAAAGGCATCGGTCATGGGTAGCTCCTCATTGCGATGGGTTCGCAGTTTGGATGCCTGACAAGCCTGAGGGTTCATGGGCGTCAGGCGGAGTTGACGGCTTCAGCCCGGATGAGCACCAGAAGGACAGCGCCTCGACTCAATCATCCAGGCGTGGAAAGCGGCTGGCGATATCTTCGCCGGTGAATTGCGGGATGCGCCCCTCGGTGGTTTTGAATAGACAGATGGCAATCAGATAAGGGTTTTCCCCCTTGTCGAACCAGTGACGGACACCCGCCGGTATCACGAGCAGGTCACCTTTTTCGCACAGCAGGGCAAAAATCCGGTCTTCGATATGCAGATTGAACAGCCCACGGCCGGCGACAAAGAAGCGCGCCTCGTCCTCGGCCTGAACATACTCCTCAAGTTCCTGAACCCGGCTTGCAGCCTGTTTTGACTGATCCCCGGTCAGCCTGAGCACCTCCACCTCGGCATAGCCGCGCTCACTCTTCAGGCGGTCGATCTGCGCCCGGTGAGCAGCAAGCAAGTCACCGTCGTCGGCATTCGCAGCGATAGCCGTGCCGGCCTGCCAGCGCTCCAGATGCACCCCGACCTCGGCCAGAGTGGCGGCCACGTCATCGTGATGCGTGAGCACCTTGAAGGGTTGTTCGGGGGTCTCATGGTGATAGACGCTGAGAATGCTCATGGTCACAGTCTCCGAGGCCGGGCGTTGACTTCCCGGCACTGATCAATGATTCGTCGGCAGAGCAGGCGCTTGCGGTCATGTCCGACGCTTGTGCAAAGGGATGACCATGATAGCGGCAGCAGCCAGTGCTGCTAGACTGGCGATAGCAAACACCCAGGTAGGCCCAAGGCTGGTCCAGCCGTACCCTGAGTACAGCGCCCCCAACGCGCCACCGATACCGGCCAGCGTCGCATACAGGGCCTGCCCCTGCCCTTGCTGTCGATGGCCGAAGCTTCGCTGTACGAAATGCACGGCAGCGGCATGGAAGCTGCCGAAGGTGGCCGCATGCATCAGCTGTGCAAGCAGCAGCACCAGAAGATGATCGGCCAGCGTTCCCAGCAATATCCAGCGCAGCGCCGCCAACAGAAAGCTTGTTACCAGCACCAGGCGCAAGGAGAAACGCTTGAGCAGCGCCGCCATCACCAGAAACAGCAGCACCTCGGCAACGACCCCCAGCGCCCAGAGCAGGCCGATGATGCCCCGCTCGTAACCGAGCGCTTCCAGATGGATGCTGAAAAAGGTGTAGTAAGGACCGTGACTCACCTGCATCAGGCCGACACAGACATAAAAGGCCAGTACCCCAGGGCGGCACAGCTGTCGCAGGAAACCACCCTGCCCGGCCGTTTCAGGGCGCTGCTCAGGCTGGGCATTGGGCACCCAGATGCTGCTGAGGACGATACCCGCCATAACCATCATGATCGCTACAGGATAAACATCCAGACTGACTCGTTCGAACAGCGCGCCCAGCCCCACCACCGTTACGATAAAGCCAATGCTGCCCCACAGACGAATCTGGCTATAGTGCGCGGCCTCTTCGCGCAGATGCGCCAGAGTGATCACCTCGAATTGCGGCAGTACCGCATGCCAGAAGAACGCATGCAGAGCCATCACCAATACCAGCCAGGCGTAACTTTTATCGAAGAAGATCAGGCCGAACGACAGCAGTGTGCAAAGCGCGCCGATACGTACGATGGCCAGACGCTGTCCGGTCGCGTCGCCCAACCAGCCCCACAGATTCGGAGCCAGGCAGCGCATCAGCATGGGAATCGCCACCAGCTCGCCGATGCGCTCTGCGGAAAAGCCCAGGTGGGCGAAATACAAGCCGAAAAACGGCGCCGTCGCACCAAGCAGCGCGAAGTAAAAGAAATAGAAGCCGGAAAGGCGCCAGTAGGGAAGAGAAACACTCATAAGCAGCAAGCTTCAAGCCACGAGCAGAGACAAAGTGCCGTCCACATGCAGCTTGAAGCCCGAGGCTTGCAGATCAAAGCTGACCCAGTACCGGCGTCGTTACCTGCACATCCGCATTCTGGCCGCGATGACGCAGGAGATGATCCAGCAGCACGATGGCCATCATCGCCTCGGCAATGGGAGTGGCGCGGATCCCGACACAGGGGTCATGGCGCCCTTTGGTGATGACCTCTACCGGATTGCCATGGATGTCGATGGACCGACCCGGCGTAGTGATGCTTGAGGTGGGCTTGAGCGCCAGGTGGGCAACGATCGGCTGACCGGACGAAATGCCACCCAGGATGCCGCCGGAGTGATTGGAGAGAAAACCATCCACGGTCAGTTCATCACGATGCTCGGTGCCACGCTGGGCGACGCTGGCGAAACCGGCGCCGATCTCCACGCCTTTGACTGCATTGATGCTCATCAACGCATGGGCCAGCTCGGCGTCCAGACGGTCGAATATCGGCTCGCCCAGCCCCGGCGGCACACCCTCGGCCACCACGGTGATCTTCGCGCCGACCGAATCCTGATCGCGGCGCAGCTGGTCCATATAGGCCTCAAGCTCGGGAACCTTGTCGGGATCAGGACTGAAGAAGGCGTTCTGTTCTACCGAATCCCAGGTTTTGAAGGGGATTTCGATGGGACCCAACTGGCTCATATAGCCACGCACCTGAATGCCCAGCGTGGCCAGGTATTTCTTGGCAATGGCACCGGCAGCCACACGCATGGCGGTCTCGCGCGCAGAGCTGCGGCCACCGCCACGGTAATCGCGAACACCGTACTTGTGGTGATAGCTGTAGTCGGCGTGGGCCGGTCGGAACTGATCCTTGATCGCAGAGTAATCCTTTGACTTCTGATCGGTATTGCGAATCAGCAGGCCAATCGGGCAGCCCGTGGTACGCCCTTCGAAAACTCCAGAGAGGATTTCCACCTCGTCGGCTTCCTGGCGCTGGGTAGTGTGGCGACTGGTACCGGGCTTGCGCCGATCGAGGTCACGCTGCAGGTCTTCCAGTGACAGCGGCAGCCCTGGAGGGCAGCCGTCAACGATGGCGACCAGCGCCGGTCCATGGCTCTCACCAGCAGTGGTGACGGTGAACAGCTTGCCGTATGTGTTGCCGGACATGCAGGGTGCTCCGCAATCGACCTGAACAAAGGGCGCAAAGTATACCCGAGCCGCTGCCGGTTTCGCCGCATCCACTACTGCGACGCTTGCCTGTATCAGCACATAGCATAAGGCCACCCTCCAGATCGACGAGCAGCTGCCGATATAACTGAATCACCGCAAGGCCCACGGACACCACATGACCGACAAGACACCCGCACCGACCGACAGCGACGCACAAGTGTCCGATTCGCCCTCCCCGCATCCCTGGGCAGAGCTGGCACCGGAGCGCTTTCGGCTGCTGCGCCTGGCACCGCTGACGACCGACAGCGAGAGCGGTGCCCGGCCACTGCGCTTCGTCGAACTGGGCCAGGTTGAACGACATTCGCATCAGCAGAGCTTGCTGAAACTCAGCATTCGGCTTCCCGGGCAGGTGTTGACGGCCAAGTACAACATGCTGGAAATCTGGGTAGACCACGAAGCCAAGGAACTGCAATTCGGCCCGGAGACGGGGTTGCATCTGGAACCGGTCAATCGGGGCCTCGGCCGCTTTCTGCTGGCGCAAGCGGCTCTTTGGGCACAGAAGCGCTGGCCGCACTACCTGGTAAAGGAAGGAGTACTACCGGCCGGCGATATAACCAGCGAGGACGTGCGCCTACGGCGTGATCGCTGCTTGCAAAGCCAGGGGTTCGAGGTCATCTACCCTGACTCCCAGCAGCTCAAGGCACTGTACAACGTGCCGCGCGTCAGTACGCTACGCCCAGACTGGAATGCCGAGAAAGTCCAGATCATCGAACTGCGCGATGCGGCGGCCATGCTCGAACAGGCCGACCGCAACTTGCTCGAGCAGGAAATCAAGATTCGCGACATTCAGGACCGGCTCAACCGGCTTCGTCGAGAAGACGGCACCCTGCGTTTCACCATCGCCTGTCTGATCGCCTTTTCACTGTTCCAAGCGGGCCTACTGATCTGGATCGCGACCCGCTGAAGCCTGCTAGACGGATTCGGCACCGCCAGCCTTGAGGCGCTCACGGAACAACGCCTGGTACTCACGGCACTGGCTGGCCGCCAGCAAAAACACCCCGTGGCCGCCCTCGACGAATTCCAGCCAGGTGAAATCCACTTCGGGATAAAGCGCCTTGACATGCTCCTGGCTGTTACCAACCTCGACGATCAGGCTGCCACTGTCGGTCAGGTGATCCGCCGCCTCGGCCAGCAACCGCCGCACCAGATCCAGGCCGTCATTACCGCAAGCCAACCCTAACGCCGGCTCATGGTGATATTCATCGGGCATATCGGCGAAGTCCTCGGCATCCACATAGGGCGGATTCGAGACGATCAGATCGAAACGCTGACCGGGCAGCTCATCGAAACCATCGCTTTGTACGGTATAGACACGGTCATCGAGACCATGATGCTCGATATTGCAATTGGCCACTTCGAGCGCATCGAAGGAGATATCCGCCAGCACCACCTCGGCGTCCAGAAACTCATAGGCGCAGGCAATACCGATGCAACCCGAGCCGGTACACATATCCAGAATCCGCGCCGGCTTCTTCGCCAGCCAGGGCTCGAAGCGCCGCTCGATAAGCTCACCGATGGGAGAACGGGGAATCAGTACACGCTCATCGACGATGAATGGCAGACCGCAGAACCAGGTTTGCCCAAGCAGGTAAGCGGTGGGTACGCGGTCCACAATACGACGACGCAGCAGCTCCTGAAGATGTTCGCGCTCATCGTCCTCCAGGCGGCAATCGAGGTAGCTATCGGCGATTTCCCAAGGCAGGTGCAATGCACCCAGCACCAGCTGCCGCGCCTCGTCCCAGGCGTTGTCGGTACCATGGCCGTGAAACAGCTGCCCGGCATGAAACTGGCTGACAGCCCAGCGAATATAATCGCGCAGCGTACGCAATCGGGAAGGCGAAGCGGTCACGTCGGCATCTCCGGTAAAAAAGGCGAAAGTTTAGCCGATAGTAGGCAAGGTTTCTCAGCTTCTGCGACGATCAATGATGGCTTAATGCCAGATTTTACTTGTTCGGCGAGCGAATCATGGGCTTCGACGGTTCACATATCCGTCATCTGAGGCCACAATCAGGCCCCCTCACACAACAAGGAGTCAGTCATGTCCAAGCCACAGACCTTGCTTCAGCTCAGTGGCCGCAGTTATGCACCGGCGACTCTGGCCAACGCGACGCTCCTGGTCATCGACGTCCAGGAAGAATATCGCAGCGGTGCGATGGCGCTGCCGAACCTGGCCCCGGCACTTGAGGAGATTACTCGCCTGCTGGCGCTTGCACGTGCAGCCGGCTCACCTATCGTGCACGTCCACCATCTGGGCATCATGGGCGGCTTGTTCGACCCCCAGGGCCTGCGTGGCCAGATCATGCCGGAAGCGACCCCCCTGCCCGGCGAGACAGTAATAGGCAAAACGCTGCCCAACGCCTTTGCCGGCACGCAGCTGCATGACCTGCTGCAACAGCATGGCCGCCTCGATCTGGTGGTGTGCGGTTTCATGACCCACTCCAGCGTGAGCACCACTGTCCGGGCCGCTAAGGATTACGGCTACCGCTGCACACTGGTCGACAAGGCCTGTGCCACTCGCGATCTGCCTATGGGCGACGGCTCAATCGATGCAGAACAGGTGCACCGCATGGAGATGACCATTCTTGCCGACAACTTCGCCGTCTGCGTGGACAATGCCGAGGCGCTGGCCTGAGCCGAATCGCTGAACGTACCTTGCAGGCAAATGAACCTGGCCGAGCTTGCTCGGTCACAGCCCTGACCCTGAGAGGCGAGCGGAATGAAACTGACCGACAACTTCGATGCACGCCGCCTCCGGCCTCGTGAACCAAGAAGATGGCGCTCACGCTTCGGCATGCTCCTCGCTCTGCTGCTGATCATTTTTGGCGCCCTGCTGACGCTCGCCGGTGCTGCATCCCTGCTTGGCATCAAGCAGTTTGACGGCATGATGCTTGAGGCAGAAATGGCCATCGCCTCACTGCTACTGGGCCTTTTTCTGCTCTGGATCGGCCTGTTTATTAGGCGCGGGATACGCCGGCGCCTCTACGGACCCTCCGGTATCAGCCTGTCGCCCCGCCTCGGCAAAAAACGCTAGCAGGCAGCTTTTCAGAAGCCTGATAAACGCTCATAACAACCCGAATCGCAAGCACTATAGAGCCAGCCACTGGGATAAAATTGCCGGTAAATGCGGAGGCAGCATGCAAGACGACGATTTTTCCCTTTTTCGGTCAGCGGTCTGCGGCGTCAAGCCCATCGCACACGATCGAGCCGACACCGGCAAACCGCGTAGCAACAAGGCGCAAATCGCCACTCGCCGAGCCAACGCCAGTATCAGCAACGATGAAATCCGCATCGATGGCCTATCGGATCAGTTCATCATTGATGTGGCTGCAGAGGATCAGCTCTACTGGGTCCACGACGGCGTGCAGGAAGGGCAGATGCGCAAGCTCAAGGCCGGACAGATCCCGTTCGAGGGCAGTCTCGACCTGCATGGGCTGAGCGTGGAAAAAGCTCGCGAGCTACTCTGGGATTTCCTTGCCGAAGCCTGCAAGCTCGAAATTCGCTGCGTGCGCGTCACACATGGCAAAGCTGCACGCACCGATGGCCGAAAGCCTCTGATCAAAAGCCACGTGAACACCTGGCTGCGTCAGCACCCTCAGGTACTCGGATTCACCTCGTGCCTGCCCCGCCATGGTGGAACAGGGGCAATTTACCTTCTGCTCAAACGGACCATGCTCGAAGGACGGGACGAGTAGCGGCAAAAGGCCGTCACCTCACTCCCCTCGCGGACTGAAACTTGTAGCTTGCCCTTGCCAGAGCGACGGGTGCGCCCTACCCTTCGCGCTTGCGCTCACAAGAAGCCCACAGGTAGCTCAATGTCACTGGAACAACATTACACCGCGATCCTTGGCCAGCTCGGCGAGGACGTCAACCGCGAGGGACTGCTCGATACGCCCAAGCGCGCCGCCAAAGCCATGCAGTATCTATGCAAGGGCTACCAGCAGACGCTGGAGGAAGTCACCAATAACGCGCTGTTCAGCTCCGACAACAGCGAGATGGTGCTGGTCAAGAACATCGAGCTGTATTCGCTATGTGAACACCACATGCTGCCGTTCATTGGCAAAGCCCATGTCGCCTACCTGCCCAACGGCAAGGTACTTGGCCTGTCCAAGGTGGCGCGGATCGTCGACATGTATGCTCGTCGCCTGCAGATCCAGGAAAATCTCACCCGCGAAATAGCCGAAGCCATCCAGCAGGTGACCGGCGCCTGGGGTGTCGCAGTGGTAATCGAAGCACAACACATGTGCATGATGATGCGCGGAGTTGAGAAGCAGAACTCCTCGATGGTCACCTCGGTGATGCTTGGCCAGTTCCGCGAGAATCCTGCCACTCGCAGCGAGTTTCTCGGCTTGGTCAAATAGCACAAAGAAGGCTGGAAGATCGCACCTTCCAGCCTTCAATTTGTTTACGAGTTGCGCCCGACTCCTCAAGCCTCAAGACGCCTCCAAGCTTCCTGAATCTCAATCGAACATCCCGACATGCCGCGGATGGCTCGATACCCGTTGTAGCCAAGCCCGGATCGCCGGGTAGCCTTCCAGATCGAAACCACCCTCCTCGGCAACATGGGTATAGGCATACAGCGCCACGTCCGCGATGGAATAGTGCTCTCCCACCAGATAGGGGGTGCGCACCAGTTGTTGCTCCATCACGTTCAGGGCGTGATAGCCATCGTAGCGCTTTGCTTCGTACTCCTCGCGGCGCTCTTCCGGCATCCCGAGGTGCACCTTGATATATCGGGCAACGGCCAAAAACGGCTCATGGCTGTATTGCTCAAAAAATTGCCACTGCAGAACCTGGGTCCGTAACCGCGGATCACTGGGCAGGAACTCGCTACCCTCTGCGAGCAGATTGAGGATGGCGTTCGACTCCCAAAGACAGGAGCCGTCGTCCAGCTGCAAAACCGGAATCTTGCCGTTAGGGTTGAGCTTGAGAAACCACTCTTCTCGTGTTTCACCACGCAAGATATTCACCGGCACCCACTCGTAAGGCAGCTCAAGCAGATGCAGCATGAGCTTGACCTTGTAGCAATTGCCGGAACGATAATCCCCGTAAACCTTGTACATCCCGCTCGCCCTCTCTGATGACACGCTCGCCCTTCCGGCACTCTCGTTCCATAAACGCAGCAGATGCGGAAGCCCGTAAAACAAGTCAAACTGCTTGACCTAAACTACGCCTCCACAGATAAATACGTCAATATGCCTGACCTAAAAAACAGCACTAACCAGCGCCTGATCATGGAGCGCTTTTTTCTCGGCTATCAGGCATTCACCGCAAAGCCTGACGAGATGCTCGCGCGTCGCGGTCTTTCCCGCGTCCATCACCGCATCCTGTTCTTTATAGCGGCCTACCCCGAGCTTAGCGTCAAACAGCTGCTTGGCTACCTGGGCGTCAGCAAGCAGGCCCTGAACACGCCGCTGCGCCAATTGATCGAGATGCATCTGGTGGAAAGCCAACCTGCCGAGGACGACAAGCGCAAGCGCCTGCTGCGTTTCACCAGTGAAGGCGCGAAGCTGGAGCAGGCCTTGCGCCGGGAGCAGATTCGCTTGATCGAACGGGTTTTCGATGAGGTCGGCGAGGATGCCGTGCGAGGCTGGCTGAAGGTCAACCAAGCGTTGGCGGCAACAGCCCACCGCACGCCACAAACGGAACAGGCGTAGCGTGTAACACCAAACCGCAGGCACAAAAAAGGGCGACCGAAGTCGCCCTTTTTTAGATGGAGTCAGAACTTAGTTCTGGTTTTCCATCTGTGCACGGATCAGATCACCAATGGTGGTCGGACCGGCGGAAGGTTCTACGTCCTGCTTGGTACGCAGTTCCTTCATAGCGTCTTTCTCGTCCTCAACGTCTTTCGACTTGATGGACAGGCTGATGACGCGGCTCTTACGGTCGATGCTGATGATCTTGGCTTCGACTTCGTCGCCTTCCTTCAGCACGTTGCGCGCGTCTTCAACGCGGTCACGGCTGATTTCCGACGCCTTCAGAGTGGCTTCGATGTCGTTGCCCAGATCGATGATGGCGCCTTTGGCGTCAACTTCTTTCACGGTGCCACGAACGATGCTGCCCTTGTCATTGATGGACGCGTAGTTGGAGAACGGATCGTCTTCCAGCTGCTTGATGCCCAGGGAGATGCGCTCGCGCTCCGGATCGACCGACAGGATGACGGTATCCAGCTCGTCGCCCTTCTTGAAGCGACGTACGGCTTCTTCACCGGCTTCGTTCCAAGAAATGTCGGACAGGTGAACCAGACCGTCGATGCCGCCGTCCAGACCAATGAAGATACCGAAATCGGTGATCGACTTGATGGTGCCGGAGATGCGGTCGCCCTTGTTGAACTGGCCAGAGAAGTCTTCCCATGGGTTGGACTTGCACTGCTTGATGCCCAAGGAGATACGACGACGCTCTTCGTCGATGTCCAAAACCATGACTTCCACTTCGTCGCCGACCTGTACGACCTTCGACGGGTGGATGTTCTTGTTGGTCCAGTCCATTTCGGAAACGTGTACCAGGCCTTCCACGCCCTCTTCCAGCTCGGCGAAGCAGCCGTAGTCGGTGAGGTTGGTAACCTTGGCCATTACGCGGGTGTTTTCCGGGTAACGAGCCTTGATGGCAACCCACGGATCTTCGCCCAGCTGCTTCAGACCCAGGGAAACGCGGTTGCGCTCGCGGTCGAACTTCAGCACCTTGACGTCGATCTCGTCGCCGACATTGACGATTTCGGAAGGATGCTTGATGCGCTTCCAAGCCATGTCGGTGATGTGCAGCAGGCCGTCTACGCCGCCCAGGTCGACAAACGCGCCGTAGTCGGTGAGGTTCTTGACGATACCCTTGACCTGCTGGCCTTCCTGCAGCGATTCCAGCAGAGCTTCACGCTCGGCACTGTTCTCGGCTTCCAGGACGCTACGACGGGAAACGACAACGTTGTTGCGCTTCTGGTCGAGCTTGATGACCTTGAATTCCAGTTCTTTGCCTTCCAGGTGAGTGGTATCACGCACCGGACGGACATCGACCAGGGAACCTGGCAGGAACGCACGGATGCCGTTAACGTCGACAGTGAAGCCGCCCTTAACCTTACCGTTGATAACGCCCTTGACCACTTCCTCTGCTGCGAAAGCCGCTTCCAGAACAATCCAGCACTCAGCACGCTTGGCTTTTTCGCGGGACAGCTTGGTCTCACCGAAGCCATCTTCAACCGCGTCCAGCGCAACGTGAACTTCGTCACCCACGCTGATGGTCAGCTCGCCCTGCTCGTTGTAGAACTGCTCGACCGGGATGACGCCCTCGGACTTCAGCCCCGCATGGACAGTGACCCAGTCACCGTCGATGTCGACCACGATGCCGGTAATGATGGCACCCGGCTGCATGTCGAGGGATTTCAGGCTTTCTTCAAAAAGTTCTGCAAAGCTTTCGCTCATGTTTATTCCTGCTGTTTTTGGGCGAGGATCCGCCCAATCTCCACACCCCAGATAGATGTGGGTTCATTCATATAAAAAAAGGCGTGTGGGACTGGATCTGGTCTCCCACATGCCTCCTTGTAGACAGCCTTTAACGGCTGCTGGGCACCTTTCGGCACCCACTCATCAGGCGAAATCGCGTTTGTCGACTTCGCTCAGAATCTGTCCCAACACCTGCTCGATGGTCAATGCAGTGGAGTCCAGCTGGATGGCATCGTCTGCCGGCTTCAGTGGCGCCACCGCACGTTGGGTATCACGCTCATCGCGCGCCCGTATCTCGTCGAGAAGACTCGCGAGGTTAACATCATCGCCCTTGGCCTTCAACTGCAGGAAGCGCCGACGCGCCCTTTCCTCGGCGCTGGCGGTGAGGAATATCTTTAGCGTAGCATCGGGGAAAACCACTGTTCCCATGTCCCGACCATCGGCAACCAATCCGGGTGCCTCGCGGAAGGCCTTCTGCCTTTGCAGCAGGGCTTCACGCACTGCTGGCAAGGCTGCAACCTGAGAAGCACCGGCACCGACAACCTCATTGCGAATGGCCTCGGTGACTTCTTCGCCTTCCAGCACGATGCGCATGCCGTGCCCAGCCTCAGCCGCGCCGAACTGCACATCCAGATGAGCGGCCAGCGCCTTGAGGCCTTCCTCGTTGGTCAGGTCCACACCATGGTTGCGAGCAGCGAAGGCCAGCAAACGATATAGCGCGCCGGAATCGAGAAAATTCCAACCCAGCTTGCCGGCAAGCAGAGCCGCGACCGTGCCCTTGCCCGAGCCGCTCGGGCCGTCGATGGTAATGACCGGAATCGGATTAATCATGAAGCCTCCTCTACCGCGACCCGCATACCAGCACGCTCGGCCAGCGCGAGGAAATTGGGGAACGAGGTCGCGACGTTGGCGCAATCGTGGATGCGGATCGGCGCGGTGGCACGCAGCGCCGCCACACTGAAGGACATGGCAATGCGATGGTCGCCATGCGCCCAGACCTCACCGC is from Pseudomonas saudiphocaensis and encodes:
- the folE gene encoding GTP cyclohydrolase I FolE encodes the protein MSLEQHYTAILGQLGEDVNREGLLDTPKRAAKAMQYLCKGYQQTLEEVTNNALFSSDNSEMVLVKNIELYSLCEHHMLPFIGKAHVAYLPNGKVLGLSKVARIVDMYARRLQIQENLTREIAEAIQQVTGAWGVAVVIEAQHMCMMMRGVEKQNSSMVTSVMLGQFRENPATRSEFLGLVK
- a CDS encoding cysteine hydrolase family protein, yielding MSKPQTLLQLSGRSYAPATLANATLLVIDVQEEYRSGAMALPNLAPALEEITRLLALARAAGSPIVHVHHLGIMGGLFDPQGLRGQIMPEATPLPGETVIGKTLPNAFAGTQLHDLLQQHGRLDLVVCGFMTHSSVSTTVRAAKDYGYRCTLVDKACATRDLPMGDGSIDAEQVHRMEMTILADNFAVCVDNAEALA
- the aroC gene encoding chorismate synthase; protein product: MSGNTYGKLFTVTTAGESHGPALVAIVDGCPPGLPLSLEDLQRDLDRRKPGTSRHTTQRQEADEVEILSGVFEGRTTGCPIGLLIRNTDQKSKDYSAIKDQFRPAHADYSYHHKYGVRDYRGGGRSSARETAMRVAAGAIAKKYLATLGIQVRGYMSQLGPIEIPFKTWDSVEQNAFFSPDPDKVPELEAYMDQLRRDQDSVGAKITVVAEGVPPGLGEPIFDRLDAELAHALMSINAVKGVEIGAGFASVAQRGTEHRDELTVDGFLSNHSGGILGGISSGQPIVAHLALKPTSSITTPGRSIDIHGNPVEVITKGRHDPCVGIRATPIAEAMMAIVLLDHLLRHRGQNADVQVTTPVLGQL
- a CDS encoding 1,2-dihydroxy-3-keto-5-methylthiopentene dioxygenase; translated protein: MSILSVYHHETPEQPFKVLTHHDDVAATLAEVGVHLERWQAGTAIAANADDGDLLAAHRAQIDRLKSERGYAEVEVLRLTGDQSKQAASRVQELEEYVQAEDEARFFVAGRGLFNLHIEDRIFALLCEKGDLLVIPAGVRHWFDKGENPYLIAICLFKTTEGRIPQFTGEDIASRFPRLDD
- a CDS encoding PLDc N-terminal domain-containing protein; amino-acid sequence: MDDLAPLLAVLVLIADLLAILHVWSRRIEFGRKIIWSLVIALLPVVGLIMWGIAAGRFAKVRL
- a CDS encoding Smr/MutS family protein, encoding MQDDDFSLFRSAVCGVKPIAHDRADTGKPRSNKAQIATRRANASISNDEIRIDGLSDQFIIDVAAEDQLYWVHDGVQEGQMRKLKAGQIPFEGSLDLHGLSVEKARELLWDFLAEACKLEIRCVRVTHGKAARTDGRKPLIKSHVNTWLRQHPQVLGFTSCLPRHGGTGAIYLLLKRTMLEGRDE
- a CDS encoding glutathione S-transferase family protein; this encodes MYKVYGDYRSGNCYKVKLMLHLLELPYEWVPVNILRGETREEWFLKLNPNGKIPVLQLDDGSCLWESNAILNLLAEGSEFLPSDPRLRTQVLQWQFFEQYSHEPFLAVARYIKVHLGMPEERREEYEAKRYDGYHALNVMEQQLVRTPYLVGEHYSIADVALYAYTHVAEEGGFDLEGYPAIRAWLQRVSSHPRHVGMFD
- the prmB gene encoding 50S ribosomal protein L3 N(5)-glutamine methyltransferase produces the protein MTASPSRLRTLRDYIRWAVSQFHAGQLFHGHGTDNAWDEARQLVLGALHLPWEIADSYLDCRLEDDEREHLQELLRRRIVDRVPTAYLLGQTWFCGLPFIVDERVLIPRSPIGELIERRFEPWLAKKPARILDMCTGSGCIGIACAYEFLDAEVVLADISFDALEVANCNIEHHGLDDRVYTVQSDGFDELPGQRFDLIVSNPPYVDAEDFADMPDEYHHEPALGLACGNDGLDLVRRLLAEAADHLTDSGSLIVEVGNSQEHVKALYPEVDFTWLEFVEGGHGVFLLAASQCREYQALFRERLKAGGAESV
- the speE gene encoding polyamine aminopropyltransferase → MTDYQEALYEGYGQRFTIDRMLHEDHAGSRRLAIFENARMGRVMTLDGVVQNTEADEFIQHEMLSHIPILAHGLARRVLIIGGADGAILREVARHRDVEQITLVEADAAMLEACKTFLPERSRGAFNDARLNLRIDDAQHFLNTCGEMFDVIICAHIGRVAAHEEEGSLFQACRRCLNDGGILVARIGTPFMQLVQVQTAAKQMNGLFADWHFYQASVPTSCGGAMSFAWGACDPASRRLSLETLSQRFAGSGVVTRYYNPHVHLAAFALPQYVLQAIGKASNS
- a CDS encoding PLDc N-terminal domain-containing protein; protein product: MTDAFGGIFGLIILLLDIWAIVSVVRSDAATGKKVLWVLLILILPVLGLILWGIMGPRGNRPDDMNLRR
- a CDS encoding MFS transporter, with product MSVSLPYWRLSGFYFFYFALLGATAPFFGLYFAHLGFSAERIGELVAIPMLMRCLAPNLWGWLGDATGQRLAIVRIGALCTLLSFGLIFFDKSYAWLVLVMALHAFFWHAVLPQFEVITLAHLREEAAHYSQIRLWGSIGFIVTVVGLGALFERVSLDVYPVAIMMVMAGIVLSSIWVPNAQPEQRPETAGQGGFLRQLCRPGVLAFYVCVGLMQVSHGPYYTFFSIHLEALGYERGIIGLLWALGVVAEVLLFLVMAALLKRFSLRLVLVTSFLLAALRWILLGTLADHLLVLLLAQLMHAATFGSFHAAAVHFVQRSFGHRQQGQGQALYATLAGIGGALGALYSGYGWTSLGPTWVFAIASLAALAAAAIMVIPLHKRRT